A portion of the Cryptomeria japonica chromosome 5, Sugi_1.0, whole genome shotgun sequence genome contains these proteins:
- the LOC131033581 gene encoding protein argonaute 4B isoform X3 yields MSGEEALPPAMGFEATGGERHLPPPPPNLPEGFVPQRVPLPVQQSTPQIPEEPPIPRILPMTRPGKGRAGRPVKLLSNHFGVVFSNLKDSFHYNVTISSDRGPITNKTLLRKIMDKVKEVYGKTVLDGKEFAYDGEKSMYTIGALPRVNTECTVFLEEAASGSGAGDNQRKKMRREGRAEKFKVEINFAAKISMKSLEAVLRGDVSDRCQDALRVLDIILRQHAARKSYLLVRQSFFHWSFASLVDLGGGVHGCKGYHVSFRPSQKGLSLNMDVSTTMLIKHGHLIDFLLANQNVDSPRKIDWLKARRVLKGVRIKALHTNMEFKVLGFSENICKEQLFSLKVRNQNNQETESPPKTIEVTVWEYFTNTKQMSLRRSANLPCVDVGRLKRPSYIPIELCEILPGQRYTKGLTTAQRSSVVEQSRQKPENRMVVLQKTMEANDYNSDPLLRACNIDVDRQLMAIDGRILEPPELKFGQGGVGEEFPQRGRWNFHKKTMVRPANFESWAVVNFTKCNVNECKRIADNLQQCCYRKGLKFDLISVGQIFCENQRDMRATPVDRVDRMLNQMKSKLSKQPDFLLCLLPERKTSDLYGPWKKKFLSEMGIVNQCMVPSKKMDDQFYTSVALKINVKFGGLNSFLSLEYNSSIPGISSQPTIIIGMDVSHGSPGHGDTPSIAAVVSSREWPMISSYRASVRTQSRKVEMIEALYKPKPLEQDGKMMDVGMINELLLDFYSTCKSSHLGQKPQQMVIFRMHDIFCFY; encoded by the exons atgtCTGGAGAAGAAGCTTTACCTCCTGCAATGGGGTTTGAAGCAACAGGAGGTGAAAGGCATTTACCACCTCCACCCCCTAATCTCCCAGAAGGATTTGTACCCCAACGGGTACCTCTGCCCGTTCAACAATCTACTCCTCAAATACCAGAAGAGCCCCCAATACCTCGCATTCTACCTATGACAAGACCTGGTAAGGGCCGAGCTGGTCGACCGGTAAAGCTTCTGTCTAATCACTTCGGTGTAGTTTTTTCAAATCTTAAAGATTCTTTTCACTACAAT GTTACAATCAGCAGTGATCGTGGGCCAATTACTAACAAGACTCTGTTGAGGAAAATAATGGATAAAGTGAAGGAAGTCTATGGCAAGACAGTGTTGGATGGCAAGGAATTTGCTTATGATGGAGAGAAAAGCATGTATACTATTGGAGCTCTTCCTCGAGTTAACACCGAATGTACTGTTTTTCTTGAGGAGGCAGCCAG TGGTTCTGGGGCTGGTGACaatcaaagaaagaaaatgagaagagaGGGCAGAGCAGAGAAATTCAAGGTGGAGATCAATTTTGCTGCAAAGATCTCAATGAAATCCCTTGAAGCTGTTTTACGAGGGGATGTGTCTGACAGATGCCAGGATGCACTGAGGGTTTTGGATATAATTCTCAGGCAACATGCTGCCAGAAA GAGCTATCTATTGGTGAGACAAAGTTTTTTTCATTGGAGTTTTGCTTCATTAGTGGATCTGGGAGGTGGTGTTCACGGATGTAAGGGATACCATGTTAGTTTCAGGCCTTCACAGAAGGGCCTGTCTCTGAATATGG ACGTTTCAACAACCATGCTTATTAAGCACGGTCATCTAATTGATTTCTTGTTAGCAAATCAAAATGTTGACAGTCCAAGGAAAATTGATTGGTTAAAG GCAAGAAGAGTGTTGAAGGGGGTCCGAATAAAGGCGCTTCACACAAATATGGAATTTAAGGTTTTGGGTTTCAGTGAGAATATCTGCAAGGAACAACT ATTTTCTTTGAAAGTGAGAAACCAGAATAATCAAGAAACGGAATCTCCACCTAAAACAATAGAGGTGACAGTTTGGGAATACTTCACGAATACCAAACAAATGAGTTTAAGACGTTCAGCTAATTTACCTTGTGTGGATGTGGGTAGACTGAAACGACCTAGTTATATCCCAATAGAG CTCTGTGAAATCCTTCCTGGTCAGAGATACACAAAGGGCCTTACTACGGCTCAACGCTCATCTGTTGTTGAGCAATCTCGACAGAAACCAGAAAATAGAATGGTTGTGTTGCAAAAG ACAATGGAGGCCAATGATTACAATTCAGATCCACTTTTGAGAGCATGCAATATTGATGTGGATAGGCAGTTGATGGCCATAGATGGCCGCATTCTTGAGCCACCAGAG CTTAAGTTTGGGCAAGGTGGTGTGGGTGAAGAATTCCCACAACGGGGGCGTTGGAATTTCCACAAAAAG ACCATGGTTCGACCAGCAAATTTTGAAAGCTGGGCTGTAGTTAATTTCACAAAATGCAACGTGAATGAGTGTAAGCGTATTGCTGATAACCTTCAGCAGTGCTGTTATAGAAAAGGATTG AAGTTTGATTTGATCAGCGTCGGCCAAATTTTTTGTGAGAATCAAAGGGATATGCGTGCTACCCCTGTGGATAGAGTGGACAGGATGTTAAATCAAATGAAATCTAAGCTTTCAAAGCAACCCGATTTTCTGCTGTGTCTTCTACCAGAAAGGAAGACTAGTGATCTTTATG GTCCTTGGAAGAAAAAGTTCCTTTCAGAGATGGGTATTGTGAATCAGTGCATGGTCCCATCAAAGAAAATGGATGACCAGTTTTATACAAGTGTTGCCCTGAAAATAAATGTTAAG TTTGGTGGGCTCAACTCTTTTCTTTCTTTAGAATATAATTCTTCTATACCAGGCATATCGTCACAGCCTACAATCATTATTGGTATGGATGTTTCACATGGTTCTCCAGGACATGGTGATACACCTTCAATCGCAGCT GTTGTTTCTTCTAGAGAATGGCCTATGATTTCAAGTTACAGAGCCTCGGTAAGGACCCAATCTCGAAAGGTTGAGATGATTGAAGCTCTATACAAACCAAAGCCTTTAGAACAAGATGGCAAAATGATGGATGTTGGCATGATCAA TGAGTTGCTGTTAGATTTTTATAGTACATGCAAATCATCACATCTGGGACAGAAGCCACAACAAATGGTAATTTTCAG GATGCATGATATATTTTGTTTTTACTGA
- the LOC131033581 gene encoding protein argonaute 4A isoform X1, translating into MSGEEALPPAMGFEATGGERHLPPPPPNLPEGFVPQRVPLPVQQSTPQIPEEPPIPRILPMTRPGKGRAGRPVKLLSNHFGVVFSNLKDSFHYNVTISSDRGPITNKTLLRKIMDKVKEVYGKTVLDGKEFAYDGEKSMYTIGALPRVNTECTVFLEEAASGSGAGDNQRKKMRREGRAEKFKVEINFAAKISMKSLEAVLRGDVSDRCQDALRVLDIILRQHAARKSYLLVRQSFFHWSFASLVDLGGGVHGCKGYHVSFRPSQKGLSLNMDVSTTMLIKHGHLIDFLLANQNVDSPRKIDWLKARRVLKGVRIKALHTNMEFKVLGFSENICKEQLFSLKVRNQNNQETESPPKTIEVTVWEYFTNTKQMSLRRSANLPCVDVGRLKRPSYIPIELCEILPGQRYTKGLTTAQRSSVVEQSRQKPENRMVVLQKTMEANDYNSDPLLRACNIDVDRQLMAIDGRILEPPELKFGQGGVGEEFPQRGRWNFHKKTMVRPANFESWAVVNFTKCNVNECKRIADNLQQCCYRKGLKFDLISVGQIFCENQRDMRATPVDRVDRMLNQMKSKLSKQPDFLLCLLPERKTSDLYGPWKKKFLSEMGIVNQCMVPSKKMDDQFYTSVALKINVKFGGLNSFLSLEYNSSIPGISSQPTIIIGMDVSHGSPGHGDTPSIAAVVSSREWPMISSYRASVRTQSRKVEMIEALYKPKPLEQDGKMMDVGMINELLLDFYSTCKSSHLGQKPQQMVIFRDGVSDSQFDQVLNVELQAILKACNHIENGYRPKVTLIIAQKNHHTKLFQANASGNVQPGTVVDTQICHPRNFDFFMCPQNGSIGVSRPTHYHVLLDENNFGVDNIQFLVHALSYVNQRSTTAMSTVAPINYAHLAAAQMQQFLKAEDLSESASWSRRGEGLVASGRENIPELPKLHKDVCTSMFFC; encoded by the exons atgtCTGGAGAAGAAGCTTTACCTCCTGCAATGGGGTTTGAAGCAACAGGAGGTGAAAGGCATTTACCACCTCCACCCCCTAATCTCCCAGAAGGATTTGTACCCCAACGGGTACCTCTGCCCGTTCAACAATCTACTCCTCAAATACCAGAAGAGCCCCCAATACCTCGCATTCTACCTATGACAAGACCTGGTAAGGGCCGAGCTGGTCGACCGGTAAAGCTTCTGTCTAATCACTTCGGTGTAGTTTTTTCAAATCTTAAAGATTCTTTTCACTACAAT GTTACAATCAGCAGTGATCGTGGGCCAATTACTAACAAGACTCTGTTGAGGAAAATAATGGATAAAGTGAAGGAAGTCTATGGCAAGACAGTGTTGGATGGCAAGGAATTTGCTTATGATGGAGAGAAAAGCATGTATACTATTGGAGCTCTTCCTCGAGTTAACACCGAATGTACTGTTTTTCTTGAGGAGGCAGCCAG TGGTTCTGGGGCTGGTGACaatcaaagaaagaaaatgagaagagaGGGCAGAGCAGAGAAATTCAAGGTGGAGATCAATTTTGCTGCAAAGATCTCAATGAAATCCCTTGAAGCTGTTTTACGAGGGGATGTGTCTGACAGATGCCAGGATGCACTGAGGGTTTTGGATATAATTCTCAGGCAACATGCTGCCAGAAA GAGCTATCTATTGGTGAGACAAAGTTTTTTTCATTGGAGTTTTGCTTCATTAGTGGATCTGGGAGGTGGTGTTCACGGATGTAAGGGATACCATGTTAGTTTCAGGCCTTCACAGAAGGGCCTGTCTCTGAATATGG ACGTTTCAACAACCATGCTTATTAAGCACGGTCATCTAATTGATTTCTTGTTAGCAAATCAAAATGTTGACAGTCCAAGGAAAATTGATTGGTTAAAG GCAAGAAGAGTGTTGAAGGGGGTCCGAATAAAGGCGCTTCACACAAATATGGAATTTAAGGTTTTGGGTTTCAGTGAGAATATCTGCAAGGAACAACT ATTTTCTTTGAAAGTGAGAAACCAGAATAATCAAGAAACGGAATCTCCACCTAAAACAATAGAGGTGACAGTTTGGGAATACTTCACGAATACCAAACAAATGAGTTTAAGACGTTCAGCTAATTTACCTTGTGTGGATGTGGGTAGACTGAAACGACCTAGTTATATCCCAATAGAG CTCTGTGAAATCCTTCCTGGTCAGAGATACACAAAGGGCCTTACTACGGCTCAACGCTCATCTGTTGTTGAGCAATCTCGACAGAAACCAGAAAATAGAATGGTTGTGTTGCAAAAG ACAATGGAGGCCAATGATTACAATTCAGATCCACTTTTGAGAGCATGCAATATTGATGTGGATAGGCAGTTGATGGCCATAGATGGCCGCATTCTTGAGCCACCAGAG CTTAAGTTTGGGCAAGGTGGTGTGGGTGAAGAATTCCCACAACGGGGGCGTTGGAATTTCCACAAAAAG ACCATGGTTCGACCAGCAAATTTTGAAAGCTGGGCTGTAGTTAATTTCACAAAATGCAACGTGAATGAGTGTAAGCGTATTGCTGATAACCTTCAGCAGTGCTGTTATAGAAAAGGATTG AAGTTTGATTTGATCAGCGTCGGCCAAATTTTTTGTGAGAATCAAAGGGATATGCGTGCTACCCCTGTGGATAGAGTGGACAGGATGTTAAATCAAATGAAATCTAAGCTTTCAAAGCAACCCGATTTTCTGCTGTGTCTTCTACCAGAAAGGAAGACTAGTGATCTTTATG GTCCTTGGAAGAAAAAGTTCCTTTCAGAGATGGGTATTGTGAATCAGTGCATGGTCCCATCAAAGAAAATGGATGACCAGTTTTATACAAGTGTTGCCCTGAAAATAAATGTTAAG TTTGGTGGGCTCAACTCTTTTCTTTCTTTAGAATATAATTCTTCTATACCAGGCATATCGTCACAGCCTACAATCATTATTGGTATGGATGTTTCACATGGTTCTCCAGGACATGGTGATACACCTTCAATCGCAGCT GTTGTTTCTTCTAGAGAATGGCCTATGATTTCAAGTTACAGAGCCTCGGTAAGGACCCAATCTCGAAAGGTTGAGATGATTGAAGCTCTATACAAACCAAAGCCTTTAGAACAAGATGGCAAAATGATGGATGTTGGCATGATCAA TGAGTTGCTGTTAGATTTTTATAGTACATGCAAATCATCACATCTGGGACAGAAGCCACAACAAATGGTAATTTTCAG AGATGGAGTTAGTGATTCACAATTTGATCAGGTCTTGAACGTTGAGTTACAAGCTATACTAAAG GCATGCAATCATATTGAGAATGGTTATAGACCTAAAGTTACATTGATAATTGCCCAAAAGAATCATCATACTAAGCTTTTTCAGGCAAATGCATCTGGCAATGTTCAACCAG GAACCGTCGTGGATACacaaatatgtcatccaagaaattttgatttcTTTATGTGCCCACAAAATGGATCAATT GGAGTTTCCAGGCCTACACATTACCATGTATTACTTGATGAAAACAATTTTGGCGTAGACAATATCCAATTTCTTGTTCATGCATTGTCATATGT GAATCAAAGAAGCACTACAGCAATGTCTACAG TGGCTCCGATAAACTATGCCCATCTGGCTGCCGCACAAATGCAACAGTTCTTAAAGGCTGAGGACCTTTCGGAATCTGCGTCTTGGTCTCGAAGAGGGGAAGGTTTGGTTGCATCAGGAAGGGAGAACATTCCAGAGCTCCCAAAGTTGCATAAAGATGTTTGTACTTCGATGTTTTTTTGCTGA
- the LOC131033581 gene encoding protein argonaute 4B isoform X2, with the protein MSGEEALPPAMGFEATGGERHLPPPPPNLPEGFVPQRVPLPVQQSTPQIPEEPPIPRILPMTRPGKGRAGRPVKLLSNHFGVVFSNLKDSFHYNVTISSDRGPITNKTLLRKIMDKVKEVYGKTVLDGKEFAYDGEKSMYTIGALPRVNTECTVFLEEAASGSGAGDNQRKKMRREGRAEKFKVEINFAAKISMKSLEAVLRGDVSDRCQDALRVLDIILRQHAARKSYLLVRQSFFHWSFASLVDLGGGVHGCKGYHVSFRPSQKGLSLNMDVSTTMLIKHGHLIDFLLANQNVDSPRKIDWLKARRVLKGVRIKALHTNMEFKVLGFSENICKEQLFSLKVRNQNNQETESPPKTIELCEILPGQRYTKGLTTAQRSSVVEQSRQKPENRMVVLQKTMEANDYNSDPLLRACNIDVDRQLMAIDGRILEPPELKFGQGGVGEEFPQRGRWNFHKKTMVRPANFESWAVVNFTKCNVNECKRIADNLQQCCYRKGLKFDLISVGQIFCENQRDMRATPVDRVDRMLNQMKSKLSKQPDFLLCLLPERKTSDLYGPWKKKFLSEMGIVNQCMVPSKKMDDQFYTSVALKINVKFGGLNSFLSLEYNSSIPGISSQPTIIIGMDVSHGSPGHGDTPSIAAVVSSREWPMISSYRASVRTQSRKVEMIEALYKPKPLEQDGKMMDVGMINELLLDFYSTCKSSHLGQKPQQMVIFRDGVSDSQFDQVLNVELQAILKACNHIENGYRPKVTLIIAQKNHHTKLFQANASGNVQPGTVVDTQICHPRNFDFFMCPQNGSIGVSRPTHYHVLLDENNFGVDNIQFLVHALSYVNQRSTTAMSTVAPINYAHLAAAQMQQFLKAEDLSESASWSRRGEGLVASGRENIPELPKLHKDVCTSMFFC; encoded by the exons atgtCTGGAGAAGAAGCTTTACCTCCTGCAATGGGGTTTGAAGCAACAGGAGGTGAAAGGCATTTACCACCTCCACCCCCTAATCTCCCAGAAGGATTTGTACCCCAACGGGTACCTCTGCCCGTTCAACAATCTACTCCTCAAATACCAGAAGAGCCCCCAATACCTCGCATTCTACCTATGACAAGACCTGGTAAGGGCCGAGCTGGTCGACCGGTAAAGCTTCTGTCTAATCACTTCGGTGTAGTTTTTTCAAATCTTAAAGATTCTTTTCACTACAAT GTTACAATCAGCAGTGATCGTGGGCCAATTACTAACAAGACTCTGTTGAGGAAAATAATGGATAAAGTGAAGGAAGTCTATGGCAAGACAGTGTTGGATGGCAAGGAATTTGCTTATGATGGAGAGAAAAGCATGTATACTATTGGAGCTCTTCCTCGAGTTAACACCGAATGTACTGTTTTTCTTGAGGAGGCAGCCAG TGGTTCTGGGGCTGGTGACaatcaaagaaagaaaatgagaagagaGGGCAGAGCAGAGAAATTCAAGGTGGAGATCAATTTTGCTGCAAAGATCTCAATGAAATCCCTTGAAGCTGTTTTACGAGGGGATGTGTCTGACAGATGCCAGGATGCACTGAGGGTTTTGGATATAATTCTCAGGCAACATGCTGCCAGAAA GAGCTATCTATTGGTGAGACAAAGTTTTTTTCATTGGAGTTTTGCTTCATTAGTGGATCTGGGAGGTGGTGTTCACGGATGTAAGGGATACCATGTTAGTTTCAGGCCTTCACAGAAGGGCCTGTCTCTGAATATGG ACGTTTCAACAACCATGCTTATTAAGCACGGTCATCTAATTGATTTCTTGTTAGCAAATCAAAATGTTGACAGTCCAAGGAAAATTGATTGGTTAAAG GCAAGAAGAGTGTTGAAGGGGGTCCGAATAAAGGCGCTTCACACAAATATGGAATTTAAGGTTTTGGGTTTCAGTGAGAATATCTGCAAGGAACAACT ATTTTCTTTGAAAGTGAGAAACCAGAATAATCAAGAAACGGAATCTCCACCTAAAACAATAGAG CTCTGTGAAATCCTTCCTGGTCAGAGATACACAAAGGGCCTTACTACGGCTCAACGCTCATCTGTTGTTGAGCAATCTCGACAGAAACCAGAAAATAGAATGGTTGTGTTGCAAAAG ACAATGGAGGCCAATGATTACAATTCAGATCCACTTTTGAGAGCATGCAATATTGATGTGGATAGGCAGTTGATGGCCATAGATGGCCGCATTCTTGAGCCACCAGAG CTTAAGTTTGGGCAAGGTGGTGTGGGTGAAGAATTCCCACAACGGGGGCGTTGGAATTTCCACAAAAAG ACCATGGTTCGACCAGCAAATTTTGAAAGCTGGGCTGTAGTTAATTTCACAAAATGCAACGTGAATGAGTGTAAGCGTATTGCTGATAACCTTCAGCAGTGCTGTTATAGAAAAGGATTG AAGTTTGATTTGATCAGCGTCGGCCAAATTTTTTGTGAGAATCAAAGGGATATGCGTGCTACCCCTGTGGATAGAGTGGACAGGATGTTAAATCAAATGAAATCTAAGCTTTCAAAGCAACCCGATTTTCTGCTGTGTCTTCTACCAGAAAGGAAGACTAGTGATCTTTATG GTCCTTGGAAGAAAAAGTTCCTTTCAGAGATGGGTATTGTGAATCAGTGCATGGTCCCATCAAAGAAAATGGATGACCAGTTTTATACAAGTGTTGCCCTGAAAATAAATGTTAAG TTTGGTGGGCTCAACTCTTTTCTTTCTTTAGAATATAATTCTTCTATACCAGGCATATCGTCACAGCCTACAATCATTATTGGTATGGATGTTTCACATGGTTCTCCAGGACATGGTGATACACCTTCAATCGCAGCT GTTGTTTCTTCTAGAGAATGGCCTATGATTTCAAGTTACAGAGCCTCGGTAAGGACCCAATCTCGAAAGGTTGAGATGATTGAAGCTCTATACAAACCAAAGCCTTTAGAACAAGATGGCAAAATGATGGATGTTGGCATGATCAA TGAGTTGCTGTTAGATTTTTATAGTACATGCAAATCATCACATCTGGGACAGAAGCCACAACAAATGGTAATTTTCAG AGATGGAGTTAGTGATTCACAATTTGATCAGGTCTTGAACGTTGAGTTACAAGCTATACTAAAG GCATGCAATCATATTGAGAATGGTTATAGACCTAAAGTTACATTGATAATTGCCCAAAAGAATCATCATACTAAGCTTTTTCAGGCAAATGCATCTGGCAATGTTCAACCAG GAACCGTCGTGGATACacaaatatgtcatccaagaaattttgatttcTTTATGTGCCCACAAAATGGATCAATT GGAGTTTCCAGGCCTACACATTACCATGTATTACTTGATGAAAACAATTTTGGCGTAGACAATATCCAATTTCTTGTTCATGCATTGTCATATGT GAATCAAAGAAGCACTACAGCAATGTCTACAG TGGCTCCGATAAACTATGCCCATCTGGCTGCCGCACAAATGCAACAGTTCTTAAAGGCTGAGGACCTTTCGGAATCTGCGTCTTGGTCTCGAAGAGGGGAAGGTTTGGTTGCATCAGGAAGGGAGAACATTCCAGAGCTCCCAAAGTTGCATAAAGATGTTTGTACTTCGATGTTTTTTTGCTGA